A stretch of the Uranotaenia lowii strain MFRU-FL chromosome 3, ASM2978415v1, whole genome shotgun sequence genome encodes the following:
- the LOC129757464 gene encoding brachyurin-like, with product MVHRVLLAVVLICSLVTLNSSGASADIDWSLVRPMSEFPRIANRIQQLVQKTGNGKVDQVRLNPRIVGGQPTTPENIPYQAAILSNFPDGTGLCGGILVSLNYVLTAASCVDGASGGTVILGAQNIQNANEAGQVRISFTAANVFVHEDYVEFIFRNNIAVIRLGQTVQQTARIRPAFLPAANEARTFAGFAAQISGFGWTSDASSSFSDVLRYTTNVIWTNADCADGYWGGLVDSQKMCLSYLENRGPCVGDDGGPMTVLEAGQRMVVGMFSFGSVIGCESNWPTVFVRISFYLDWIASHTDAQIRSN from the exons ATGGTGCATAGGGTATTGCTTGCAGTGGTTTTGATTTGCAGCTTGGTGACCCTGAATTCGTCGGGTGCATCAGCTGATATCGATTGGTCATTGGTTCGTCCAATGAGCGAATTTCCCCGTATTGCCAATAGAATTCAGCAATTGGTTCAAAAAACAGGCAATGGAAAGGTCGATCAAGTCCGATTGAATCCACGAATCGTTGGAGGACAACCTACTACACCGGAAAACATCCCGTATCAG GCCGCAATTCTGTCAAATTTCCCCGATGGCACTGGTCTTTGTGGAGGAATTCTTGTGTCACTGAACTACGTGCTAACTGCAGCGTCCTGTGTAGATGGCGCTAGTGGTGGAACAGTTATTCTGGGAGCTCAGAATATTCAAAACGCCAATGAAGCAGGTCAAGTGCGTATTTCGTTTACCGCAGCCAACGTTTTTGTCCATGAAGATTACGTTGAATTCATCTTCCGAAACAATATCGCCGTTATAAGATTAGGACAAACCGTACAGCAAACGGCACGTATTCGTCCGGCATTTCTACCGGCTGCCAATGAAGCTCGAACCTTCGCCGGTTTCGCTGCTCAAATCAGTGGATTTGGCTGGACATCGGACGCCAGCAGTTCATTCTCGGATGTTCTAAGGTATACAACCAACGTCATCTGGACCAATGCGGATTGTGCCGATGGATACTGGGGAGGTTTGGTAGACAGTCAAAAAATGTGCCTATCTTATTTGGAGAATCGGGGACCTTGCGTGGGTGACGATGGCGGACCTATGACGGTGCTCGAAGCCGGCCAACGCATGGTGGTCGGAATGTTCTCCTTTGGTTCCGTCATTGGCTGCGAAAGCAACTGGCCCACGGTATTCGTGAGGATTTCATTTTATCTTGACTGGATTGCGTCGCACACCGATGCGCAGATCCGTTCAAATTAA